The Candidatus Sysuiplasma acidicola genome includes the window CGAAGCCCGCACACAGCGCCACCGGGACAGTCGGGAAAACGCCAAGCAGTAGCATCAGTGCTCCGGCACAGGCACCATTGACCAGCAGCCACACCTTTCCAGCGTGCCTGACCGCATCTGTACGCCCTACAAGGAGAGCACCGGCTGCCCCGCCTATGACAAACGCGGCAAGTATGGCACCAAAGAGGAATGCACCCGCACCGACACCGACTCCGACGTAAATCACCAGAAAATAGAACGTGACGCCGAACAGGAAGTTGAAAATGACTGCGGAGAGAGACAGTTCAAGAAGTCCACGCTGTGTGATGAGCCATCTCATTCCTTCCCTGATTTCATTGCCCATCATCGCCTTCCCTTTCCCCGCACGCCCGACCTTCTTTTTGCCCACAGCCCCAAGTCTCAATAGCAGAAACAGTGAGAACACAGCGGCAATGATGTATCCTGCAGCGCTGTAAATGAATGCCAGAACTGCGCCTGCAAGCACAATGAGTGCCCCGCCGAGGGCGCTGGAAAAAGAACCGAGCAGATTGTAACCCGCAATCGTCACGCCGTTCGCGTCAGCCACTTCATCCGGCCCCACGAGTTCAGGAAGAACCGAGTGGTCCGTCGACCTGTATAACTCGTTGGCTCCATTCCATACCAGGCTGAACACAATGACTGCGAGCAGCTGGAAACCTGCCTCAATGGTAATCAGCGCAAGCATCACCAGGCAGGCAGCACGGAGCGCGTTTGAGAACAGGAGCAGCGCCCGGCGGTTGTACCTGTCTATCCATACGCCTGCAGGGAGCGTGACAATTACGGTCGCCACCGAAGCCGCAAGGCCAACAATTGCGACATCTATTGCAGAATGTGTTACTGCGAACACGAACCAGATGACGGACACGTTAGTGACAGCACCAGCGGTTCTGGACGACAGGTTCATGCCGAAATAATCGAGAAAGCTCCTGTTCCGAAAGATTCCCTCGGATATGCCCTTCACATCATACGCTCCCCAGATTTTACAAAACTTTCCGCAGCAGCTGACCGGGCAATCAATTTCCGGCTTGTCTGCCGCACTCAGGGCTGCACCCTGTCAGGCGTGCAGAAGATGCCTGTCCTCAATATATTTCCTGGCAGCCTCTCTTCCGGAAACCATTGCCGCCCTTATATCATACTGCCGCCTCTCGCTGATTGAAAAATCAAACTCACTGCCCATCTCTGTTGCAAACACGACTCCCTTTGATTCGATCAGGCGGCGGAAGGCTGCAGCCCTCGCCCGATCCAGGCTGTTCAGGATTCTCTCAGATGCGACGACCTTTGACACGCCCGCAAGGTGCAGTATCTCGTCGTGATGCTGGAAGATGTTTGAGTCGAACCGGATATTCGGTCCGGTCGGAATCGGTGGGTAGGTCCTGTCTGGAAGACAGTAAATTCCGTCTCCACTGTATTCCTGCCCCATCTTCAGACGCACGCCCAGTTTCCTCAGCACTTCCCTGTAATACTCGATGAGTCTGACGAATTCGCCCTTCTTGTGCTTATCCCGTATATCCAGCAGCTGGCCGCCTATGTCTGTTCTTTTATCATATACCGTTACACTCAGCCCCGCCTTCGCTAGGCAGATCGCAGCTTCGAGGCCTTTCACACCGGCGCCGACGACATTCACTTCACCTTTGACTCTCGGCAGCGGGTTAACCAGCAATTCCAGTCCAGTCGAGGGGTTTACAGTGCACCTGACTTCGCCGTACGTGAGGTCGCGGCAGGCCTGGTTGCACCTGATGCATGGTCGAATCGCAGTGTCGCCGGCCAAGACCTTTTCCGCAAAATATGGATCGGCTAGCATTCCCCTTCCCACCGCAACGAAGTCCGCCTTTTCGAGCACCCTGCGTGCATCAGCGGCATTTGTGACGGAACCAACGACGATCGTTGTCACCGCGGGCTTTCTCGGCAGCCTCTCAGCGATGTGTGTCTTCACCCCATAGAATGACATTGAAGAGCCGGGGGGTGCTGTTCTGCCCGCAGAGAAATGGACGTAGTCGACAGACTTCAGTGATTCAGCTATGGAAAGCCCGTACTCCGGGCCATAGCCGTCGGCGTCGTCCTCATAGAGGCTCAG containing:
- a CDS encoding MFS transporter, producing MKGISEGIFRNRSFLDYFGMNLSSRTAGAVTNVSVIWFVFAVTHSAIDVAIVGLAASVATVIVTLPAGVWIDRYNRRALLLFSNALRAACLVMLALITIEAGFQLLAVIVFSLVWNGANELYRSTDHSVLPELVGPDEVADANGVTIAGYNLLGSFSSALGGALIVLAGAVLAFIYSAAGYIIAAVFSLFLLLRLGAVGKKKVGRAGKGKAMMGNEIREGMRWLITQRGLLELSLSAVIFNFLFGVTFYFLVIYVGVGVGAGAFLFGAILAAFVIGGAAGALLVGRTDAVRHAGKVWLLVNGACAGALMLLLGVFPTVPVALCAGFGIGLVSGFGGNVWLSSAQNLVPTPMRGRYFAIDGLLSFIGGPPSIVVGGILITVIGVVKVYEIAGALLLLSALAFTPMKSLWNLDGRPSAGSVVEPEHDV
- a CDS encoding NAD(P)-binding protein; the encoded protein is MNEDKIGKPGTIGHLTVKNRIVMAPMISNLCNPDGSTNESHMAYLEERAKGGAGLIITEYSYIDRTNSRGARNQMGLYTDEFAPKLRRLTERIHNHGANIFVQLVHAGGKALTENNAVWPYAPTAVDYLGTTPAEMSPADIDDAIASFVRAARVAKRSNFDGIELHGAHGYLIQEFLSPALNQRKDRYGGSFEGRIRFAQEIIDAIRSEVDTNLGIRLSLYEDDADGYGPEYGLSIAESLKSVDYVHFSAGRTAPPGSSMSFYGVKTHIAERLPRKPAVTTIVVGSVTNAADARRVLEKADFVAVGRGMLADPYFAEKVLAGDTAIRPCIRCNQACRDLTYGEVRCTVNPSTGLELLVNPLPRVKGEVNVVGAGVKGLEAAICLAKAGLSVTVYDKRTDIGGQLLDIRDKHKKGEFVRLIEYYREVLRKLGVRLKMGQEYSGDGIYCLPDRTYPPIPTGPNIRFDSNIFQHHDEILHLAGVSKVVASERILNSLDRARAAAFRRLIESKGVVFATEMGSEFDFSISERRQYDIRAAMVSGREAARKYIEDRHLLHA